A window of Littorina saxatilis isolate snail1 linkage group LG7, US_GU_Lsax_2.0, whole genome shotgun sequence contains these coding sequences:
- the LOC138970265 gene encoding zonadhesin-like, which produces MCGGILYGQDSTVKSLLSSLYCQVSAVKSLLSRLYGQDSTVKSLLSRLYGQDSTIKSLLSSLYCQVSTVKTPLSSLYCQVSTVKTLRSRLHCQVSTVKSLLSRLYGQDSTVKSLLSSLYCQDSTVKSLLSSLYCQVSTVKSLLSRLYGQVSTVKTPLSSLYCQVSTVKTPLSSLYCQVSAVKSLLSSLYCQDSTVKSLLSRLHCQVSTVKSLLSSLYCQVSTVKSLLSRLHCQVSTVKTLLSRLYGQVSTVKSLLSLLMFVMALPQMTAWVCLSLQVLCGPRSPKVTSTLTVWSTQP; this is translated from the exons ATGTGTGgggggat ACTCTACGGTCAAGACTCCACTGTCAAGTCTCTACTGTCAAGTCTCTACTGTCAAGTCTCTGCTGTCAAGTCTCTACTGTCAAGACTCTACGGTCAAGACTCCACTGTCAAGTCTCTACTGTCAAGACTCTACGGTCAAGACTCCACTATCAAGTCTCTACTGTCAAGTCTCTACTGTCAAGTCTCTACTGTCAAGACTCCACTGTCAAGTCTCTACTGTCAAGTCTCTACTGTCAAGACTCTACGGTCAAGACTCCACTGTCAAGTCTCTACTGTCAAGTCTCTACTGTCAAGACTCTACGGTCAAGACTCCACTGTCAAGTCTCTACTGTCAAGTCTCTACTGTCAAGACTCCACTGTCAAGTCTCTACTGTCAAGTCTCTACTGTCAAGTCTCTACTGTCAAGTCTCTACTGTCAAGACTCTACGGTCAAGTCTCTACTGTCAAGACTCCACTGTCAAGTCTCTACTGTCAAGTCTCTACTGTCAAGACTCCACTGTCAAGTCTCTACTGTCAAGTCTCTGCTGTCAAGTCTCTACTGTCAAGTCTCTACTGTCAAGACTCTACGGTCAAGTCTCTACTGTCAAGACTCCACTGTCAAGTCTCTACTGTCAAGTCTCTGCTGTCAAGTCTCTACTGTCAAGTCTCTACTGTCAAGTCTCTACTGTCAAGACTCCACTGTCAAGTCTCTACTGTCAAGACTCTACTGTCAAGACTCTACGGTCAAGTCTCTACTGTCAAGTCTCTACTGTCACTGTTGATGTTTGTGATGGCGCTACCCCAGATGACAGCCTGGGTGTGTTTGTCGTTACAAGTACTGTGCGGTCCACGCAGCCCTAAGGTCACATCAACCCTAACTGTGTGGTCCACGCAGCCCTAA